A genomic segment from Nicotiana sylvestris chromosome 1, ASM39365v2, whole genome shotgun sequence encodes:
- the LOC104216577 gene encoding germin-like protein subfamily 2 member 1: MILLVITILTITFNCASAADPDPLQDVCVADLNSTITVNGFPCKRNFTFTPEDFASMGIARPGELNIFGTRVGVANVFNMPGLNTQGVSMARVDFERDGLNPPHTHPRATEIIFVKEGTLVAGFITTDNVFVNKLITRGEVFVFPRGLIHFQFNVGRGNATIIVGFNSQNPGVQVIAISMFASRPQIPEEVVARAFQTSIEEVRAIRARLALPTAGLPSSCPWDDRNMHSQYDKRDDRNMHSQYDKYDDRGMHSQYDKRGNRNMYSRFDKHDDRNMHSQYDKCDYRNMYSRYDIM, translated from the exons ATGATCCTTTTAGTTATCACCATTTTAACTATAACTTTTAACTGTGCTTCTGCTGCTGATCCAGATCCCCTCCAAGATGTTTGTGTCGCAGATCTCAACTCAA CTATAACGGTGAACGGATTTCCATGCAAAAGGAACTTTACATTCACACCAGAAGATTTCGCATCAATGGGAATTGCACGACCAGGAGAACTCAATATTTTTGGCACTCGAGTCGGTGTAGCCAACGTTTTTAACATGCCTGGCCTTAACACACAGGGTGTATCAATGGCTCGAGTAGACTTTGAACGTGATGGTTTAAACCCCCCACATACTCACCCTCGAGCCACTGAAATTATATTCGTAAAAGAGGGTACATTAGTTGCTGGATTCATCACTACGGACAATGTTTTTGTTAACAAGTTGATCACAAGGGGAGAAGTCTTTGTTTTCCCAAGAGGTCTCATCCATTTTCAGTTTAATGTTGGCAGAGGTAACGCAACTATTATTGTGGGATTTAACAGCCAAAATCCTGGTGTTCAGGTTATTGCAATTTCCATGTTTGCGAGTAGACCTCAAATTCCAGAAGAAGTTGTGGCTAGGGCATTCCAAACTAGTATTGAGGAAGTTCGGGCTATAAGGGCAAGACTTGCACTACCTACTGCAGGCTTACCTTCAAGCTGCCCATGGGACGACCGCAATATGCACTCACAATATGATAAACGCGACGATCGTAACATGCACTCACAATATGATAAATATGACGACCGTGGCATGCACTCACAATACGATAAACGTGGCAACCGTAATATGTACTCACGATTTGATAAACATGACGATCGTAATATGCACTCACAATATGATAAATGTGACTACCGTAATATGTACTCACGATATGATATTATGTAA